The Burkholderia cepacia ATCC 25416 genome includes a window with the following:
- a CDS encoding sigma-54 interaction domain-containing protein — MINIAINGTGDADFQNDPLMPMGDTANRSKQRADGRRLSGRSSAMRTLLGRIEKIAPTRASVMIAGESGVGKDIVARRLHDLSARRDGPFVPVNCGAIPPDIAESQLFGHEKGSFTGAIAQREGFFEAARGGTLLLDEIAEMPASLQVKLLRALESNAIVRVGGTEPIPLDVRIVSATRHNPAEAVRDGRLREDLFYRLAAFALYVPPLRQRDSDIEMIALEFVDALNARHRAHKRLTDAAIAALRAYSWPGNVRELHNTIERAYILSDEGIDVTLPKPAVPPERLSEDTMALPLGATLHHAQQRFIAATLRHFDGNKPRAAKALGISLKTLYNRLALMRDNGRS, encoded by the coding sequence ATGATAAATATTGCAATCAACGGAACGGGTGATGCCGATTTTCAAAACGACCCGCTAATGCCGATGGGAGATACCGCAAACCGTTCGAAGCAGCGTGCAGACGGCCGCCGTTTGTCGGGCCGCTCGTCCGCGATGCGCACGCTGCTCGGCCGCATCGAAAAAATTGCGCCGACCCGCGCCAGCGTGATGATTGCCGGCGAAAGCGGGGTCGGCAAGGATATCGTCGCGCGCCGGCTGCACGATCTCAGTGCCCGGCGGGACGGCCCGTTCGTGCCCGTGAACTGCGGCGCGATTCCGCCCGATATCGCGGAATCGCAATTGTTCGGGCACGAGAAGGGCAGCTTTACCGGCGCGATCGCGCAGCGGGAAGGTTTCTTCGAAGCCGCGCGCGGCGGCACGCTGCTGCTCGACGAGATCGCGGAAATGCCCGCGTCGCTGCAGGTGAAGCTGCTGCGGGCGCTCGAATCGAATGCGATCGTCCGGGTGGGCGGCACCGAGCCGATTCCGCTCGACGTGCGCATCGTGTCGGCCACGCGCCACAACCCGGCCGAAGCCGTGCGCGACGGCCGGTTGCGCGAGGACCTGTTCTATCGCCTCGCCGCGTTCGCGCTGTACGTGCCGCCGCTGCGCCAGCGCGACAGCGACATCGAGATGATCGCGCTGGAGTTCGTCGACGCGCTCAACGCGCGGCACCGCGCGCACAAGCGGCTGACCGACGCGGCGATCGCGGCACTGCGCGCGTATTCGTGGCCCGGCAACGTCCGCGAGCTGCACAACACGATCGAGCGCGCGTACATCCTGTCGGACGAAGGCATCGACGTCACGCTGCCGAAGCCCGCGGTGCCGCCCGAGCGTCTGTCGGAGGACACGATGGCGCTGCCGCTCGGCGCGACGTTGCACCATGCGCAGCAGCGCTTCATCGCGGCGACGCTGCGCCACTTCGACGGCAACAAGCCGCGCGCCGCTAAAGCGCTCGGCATCAGCCTGAAAACGCTCTACAACCGGCTCGCGCTGATGCGCGACAACGGCCGCTCCTGA